The nucleotide sequence GGAGCAGGTCGACAAGGAACTGGAAGCGCTCAAGGCGCGGCTCGCGAACAAAGGGGACGCCTAAGTGGAAGACGTATTCGTACCAGGCTTTGTCATCCTGGTCCTGTTCATCGGCCTGCCGTGGCTGATCATGCACTATGTGACGCGCTGGAAGACGGCGGCGACGCTGACGGGCTCGGACGAGCAGTTGCTCGAGGAGCTGCACGACCTCGCCCGCCGGCTCGATGACCGCATGTGCTCGATCGAGCGCATCATGACCGCCGAGAACCCCAACTGGCGCCAGCAGTGCGCGCCGGAGCAGCC is from Sphingomonas sp. LHG3406-1 and encodes:
- the pspB gene encoding envelope stress response membrane protein PspB, with product MEDVFVPGFVILVLFIGLPWLIMHYVTRWKTAATLTGSDEQLLEELHDLARRLDDRMCSIERIMTAENPNWRQQCAPEQPTLPNRGLDMDVDAELARLNERSRIREVR